From the genome of Alicyclobacillus sp. SO9:
CAATCGTAACCGTCTCCACCGTGCCATCCTCCTCGGGATGCACTTGTGCTCCGGCGACACCGGTTTTGTACTGAATTTGAAAAGCCTCATTTTGAACAAGCCCGTGTTCATAGGCGTACTTTGCTACGCACCGAAGACCATTGCCGCAGTTTTCCGCCTCACTGCCGTCGGTGTTAAAGATGCGCATCCGTACATCTGCCTTTGTTGACGGACCCATCAGAATCATCCCGTCGGAACCAATTCCCCTCCTCACATCACTGAGAGCTACTGCTAATAGAGGGAGTTGTGATTCATCCAGTGATTCTTCAAATTCATTAATATAAACGTAATTGTTACCCAAACCGTGCATTTTGGTTACTTTGATATTCACTTGTACTTACTCCCTTCCCTGTTCAAACACCTCATGCAAAGCGGAGGTCAAAAGATTTGGCGTAACGCCAAACGAGTAATTTAATTCCAACCGTTCCGTCCATTTATGCGGATCACGCCCGTACGGTCCGATATTCAACACAGGAATCTCCAATTGCCGTAACACATCTAAAGGTAAGTCATAGCCGCTGCCAAGGAGCGGCATGTTTGCCTCCAGGTCTTTGGCATCCTTGGCTGCGCTCCCCAGTCCGACATAGCTCAAGTCACAAAGTCCGGGAAAGTAGTTTCGGCGGAGCAGATGGACATCGTGGCTGTCCCTTGCTTGCTTCGTCACCCTGTCCATGACGCGCTGTACCAGCACATCCTCTGCAGAACTGATGGCAGGATAGAAAGGCGGAGCAAAGAAAAGCACCACCAGCGGGTGGAGCTCAGGGACCGCTGAGGCAAGGTGATCGACAAAAGACATGGTGGTCTCACGTAGATCCGTGCCGTGGGATATGGATATCATCTCGAGTCCTCGGTCAATCAGTTCCGGGGCCGCCTCACGGACATAATCCTCCAGCTCCGCAAGGGTCATGACACGGGTTTCGTCGGCCCAATTGGTCAAGGCCAAACCTGCAGATTCTATTCGTCCTTGGTACCATGAGGACAGCTCAAACATGGAGTTCTCAGCCTGCGCTTTGACTTGCGTCAATACTTCTGCCGGCGACCTCTGCAGAAAGAACAGGTTATAATACGCCCCCGCCTTATAGGGGGTCTGCACGGAATAGTGCATTTTCAAATCGCGGTTTTGCAGACAGGCGATTGGCGGCGTATGATCTGGTCCCACCCACTCAACTAAATCGGGATTCAGTTCCAGCGTCCGGGTTAATTCTGCAATCATACGAACACCGCTCAGCCCCTCAAACGGCGACCCCACGTGGGTCTCGCGGCCAATGGCGTAAGAACCGACCAACAGTTTACCGATGGTACCTGAATAAATTAAGGCTCCGTCCTCTTCGTGTTCCGCAAAGGCAGGCTCCGTATCAATGCAAATGCTGTAATCCAAATTGAACTTTTCCTTCCACTCCAGCAGCAAGGGTCCGGCACCAATCATACCGTCAGAATGGCGTTCTTCGTCCGGAACACCAAGAAACAATACGTTCCCGTCAAAGTCTCCATTGCAAGCCTGCTCCAACAGCGAAAGGTTAAGAACAATGCCGCATTTCATATCCATGACGCCTCTGCCAAAGACCCAGTCTCCGCTGGAGATGTCCTCGCGAACGTAATCCGGAAGCGGTACTTCTTCTTTATATATCATCTCAGTCCAGACTTGAGGCTGAAACGCATACGGAGCATAAACACCGAATTCGTCTGCCGCCACTACGTCAAAATGGGCGATGACCACAGCTGTCTTACGAGTCGCTCTCGGAGACTTGGCCAAGGCTGCCACAACTTTTCTGTAGTTGCCTACTTCGTGCAGAACAAGGTGTTCCGGATTATCGCAATAGTAAGGCAGGTCTCGAATCATCCGCTCCAGTTCATGGGCAATCGCGATTTCTCCTTCACTTTCCGTAACACTCTCGATTCGAACGAGTTGAAACAGAGTATCCAGCTTCTGTTCTGGGGTCTCGTATATGTGGGTTCTTTTTCTTGTCGTCACGATAGCCTCACCTCCAGCGGAATTGATAAGGGGTGGAAGTGAACCAGTCTCTGCATACTGTCACGTTAACGAAATGGTAATGTAGATGCTCTGACTAGTTCTCAATTTGAAAAGACGCACACATGAGTCCATAGTAAGTCGGTACTTCATAGGAAACAACGTGCCCTTGCATGGGGATTTTCTGCCGTATACCTTCCAGCACTGCGATTTGCCAGAGACTGTCCGGTTTCGCTGCATCCACAAATTCGGCATCAAGTTCCAGTAACTTGTGAAGCTTTTGGCGGTCCACAGCCTGCCGCACCAATTCATCGTATTCCCTGGATGCCGGATTGTATCCTTGAGGACCTTCTTTTAAATGGGCATGGCCTTGATCGGCGCTGGCAATCACGGCAATCCGCTGGTCACAAGTTGCAATTGTACTGGCCACAGTTGCACCAAACTCCACCAAGTTGTCGAGACCGACTTCCCGGGACGGTGTGACGATTACAACTTGAGGAGGAGCCTCCCAGTTCGCTCCCATAAACCACAGCGGAATAAAACTACCCCAGTCCAGAGGCAACACCGAGAACGATCCGGCAGCAGACCCGTAGCAGACCTCAATCACAGGTAACCCCGAAGTCTGTGCATTGGAAATCACTTTGTTCGCTAACTGTACGTCAGACTCCAGCCGCATTGCAACTTCCACGTCGAACTTGGACAAGCGACCCTCAACATATGCGTTTGTGGAAACGGCAATATGGCGTTCAACTCGATAGCCGTGAGGTGTCACGACGATAACAACGTCCGGATGAGCCTTCTGCATTTCACTTCCCAGCCGTTCCATCCCGAGTCGGGTCTTTGCAAATTTTCCCCATTCTGGACCGGCGATTTCACCAATGATTTCATACCCGTGGGGCGCCATGCACGCATAAACCAGTTCCCCCATAGAAGCGCCTTCTTTCACAGAAGATTGTTTGATTTCTACTTTAACAGAGTACTGCGCAAATTGCTGTTGGAATCTGCACGCTAAATAGGAAAAAGCTGTTCCAAAGCTGCCTGGCAGCAACTTTGACACAGCCTTTTCGAGTGAGTTTCTCTTACCATATGACACTATGTGTGCACGAATTAGAGTCTTCTTGATTCAGGTCAAAGTTCAGAACCCAAGTCTAGCCAAAGTCTAGTTGGACTCGTCCGGCATTCGTAGAAAAGTGTAAATTCCGCCGGCCAAAAACACCAACATCATTAGGTACGGCCAAGTTGTAGAGAGCATTGATTGAATCGTCATATTGGACTCGTCCTCCTCTTTTTCTACTTACATAGACGATTCGAAGAAGATTTCTGTTTCATGTCCGTCGTGAGAAATTCTTCGAACAGGCTTTCGCACGCCCTTTTCCGCGCTGTTTCATCTATTTTTGAGGACATACGGCACGATGAAATCAGCGGCGATTCTACCATTTCTCTGCAAGTTTCATAATCTTGTTTTAGCCCGCATACCATATCTTGTCTTACTACGCATACCACACGAGTTCGTCCTGAGCGAAGTACTCTTTCAATGCAAACGTTCCGTAAGCCCCCGCCATAAACACCATCATAATAACTGCGCCAAGCTGCATATCTCCCATTGGTGTCAGCCAAGAAACAATTCTCGGAGCGTGAACGTAAAATGGGTACCATGGATGCTTTGCAAAGAATAGGAGTACAACGATTGGCATCATGAGATTGTAGTTATAGAGAAGGTAAAGCAGTCGCTGACCAGAACTCAGTCGCGGTAATTCGGGGCTTTCAATCAGGAGCGGAGCCCACATGAAGGAAGCAATCACAAAGAAGACACTGTGCTCGAAGAAGTGAAATGGGTCGTTAATTAATGTTAGGTTGTATAGAGGCGGGGTATGAAACATTGATAAGACAATATTGAAGACGGCACCGGCCACGAGAGGATGAGCCCAAGTCCGGATGAGCCTGCGAGTGGCCTTGGAGTTCCACAAAAAGTGATAGGCGCGTAAAGGTAATCCTTTAAGAACTAAAGGAGTCATGACGATGATTTCTATCATATGCTGTACCATGTGTGCACTGAATAAAAAGTTGTCTGAGAGATAGTCTAAAGGACCTCCGAAGGAAAAGTACATTAACCAACACCCAATTAAAAAGGATATGGTTTGCTTTGCTGTTGTCACGTGCCGCACTCGAAACAGCCGATAGGCTGCCGGACCGTGTACCAGGATGAGATATATCAACTGGATTGCAACCGCAACCGCTAGAACCGAGGGCTGCCACAAGTCTCTCGGGTTTGCGTGGCTCAGAGCCCATATCATAAATGGATCATCCTCTCTTGGATAAAAAAAACTGAATGAAAACGAATCAGTCAAAAAGAGAGTGCAAGTGAGTAAGCTTCACGGTTGACCCAACCTCGCTTACAACTTGCACAACGTAATCATGAATTTTTTGTTACATTATCTACATAACCAGTTCTACTTTTAAAAAACAATGGCCCCTACGGGCCATTTACGTTACACCCCGACTATGGCGCCGAGGAACGTATTCTCTCTCAAAGGATTAGGATTTCTGTAGGGATGGGGCAAGCAGCGTCCGAAATCGGGTTAAACTGACAGATTGATGAATAGGGATTCGTCGGAGGGAAAGGGGACCTTGTTGATAGACATTGGAAAACTATGTAACCTCTCTTCTCCATCGTCTTTAACATCCCATAGCGGTAGTGTGTTGTACAAGCCAGCAGTTTATGTTGGATAATTCTACTGTCGTTGATAGTTAAAACCATTTGAGCCATGAGGTAAGCAGCATAAAAATCGAATGTCCACCATACGTAATTGCAAAGGTGGAGACGACCATTCCAATTAGAACATTTGTAAGAACTCTGCGGCGCTTCCAACGAAGTAAATGTCCAACACCAATGCAGACATAAGCCCCCAGTACTGGAGATAACGGAATCAATGCCCACGCCCCGTATTTTTCAAAAGTATGGGACCATCTTTCAGTCTTTTGCAACTTCTTTCTTATCCACTTCCATCGGTTTATAATTTCTTCAATCGTGAAGCTAAAGACTGGAACGACAACAAGATTGCCTAAAATGCTAATCACAGCTCCTGAAAACGGATGAAAATGCAGCGGGAGGCTGGCCACGGCAGCAGGCTGGGCCTCTAGAACAATTGAGGTGCCGATTAGAGAAAACGTTGCAACCAGCTTGCCTTGAATGAAACCAAGGAAAACTGCACTG
Proteins encoded in this window:
- a CDS encoding M20/M25/M40 family metallo-hydrolase codes for the protein MTTRKRTHIYETPEQKLDTLFQLVRIESVTESEGEIAIAHELERMIRDLPYYCDNPEHLVLHEVGNYRKVVAALAKSPRATRKTAVVIAHFDVVAADEFGVYAPYAFQPQVWTEMIYKEEVPLPDYVREDISSGDWVFGRGVMDMKCGIVLNLSLLEQACNGDFDGNVLFLGVPDEERHSDGMIGAGPLLLEWKEKFNLDYSICIDTEPAFAEHEEDGALIYSGTIGKLLVGSYAIGRETHVGSPFEGLSGVRMIAELTRTLELNPDLVEWVGPDHTPPIACLQNRDLKMHYSVQTPYKAGAYYNLFFLQRSPAEVLTQVKAQAENSMFELSSWYQGRIESAGLALTNWADETRVMTLAELEDYVREAAPELIDRGLEMISISHGTDLRETTMSFVDHLASAVPELHPLVVLFFAPPFYPAISSAEDVLVQRVMDRVTKQARDSHDVHLLRRNYFPGLCDLSYVGLGSAAKDAKDLEANMPLLGSGYDLPLDVLRQLEIPVLNIGPYGRDPHKWTERLELNYSFGVTPNLLTSALHEVFEQGRE
- a CDS encoding cytochrome c oxidase assembly protein → MIWALSHANPRDLWQPSVLAVAVAIQLIYLILVHGPAAYRLFRVRHVTTAKQTISFLIGCWLMYFSFGGPLDYLSDNFLFSAHMVQHMIEIIVMTPLVLKGLPLRAYHFLWNSKATRRLIRTWAHPLVAGAVFNIVLSMFHTPPLYNLTLINDPFHFFEHSVFFVIASFMWAPLLIESPELPRLSSGQRLLYLLYNYNLMMPIVVLLFFAKHPWYPFYVHAPRIVSWLTPMGDMQLGAVIMMVFMAGAYGTFALKEYFAQDELVWYA
- a CDS encoding small multi-drug export protein; the encoded protein is MSFLTRLVYGIILGFLSFLSAVFLGFIQGKLVATFSLIGTSIVLEAQPAAVASLPLHFHPFSGAVISILGNLVVVPVFSFTIEEIINRWKWIRKKLQKTERWSHTFEKYGAWALIPLSPVLGAYVCIGVGHLLRWKRRRVLTNVLIGMVVSTFAITYGGHSIFMLLTSWLKWF